The Maniola hyperantus chromosome 21, iAphHyp1.2, whole genome shotgun sequence sequence ggccgttctaattaaataataaataaataaataataataataataatcagttgatgatgatgatgttgaatattagtacctacagaTGAACAAGTGGGTATCACCTGGCTCCAACGTATCCGTAGCTCATGGTGAAGTTCTCGCAGTTGACGCTGGGCGGGTAGCCGCAGCCCTTGATGTTGACGTACAGCACTGCAGCACGCCAGGCCTCCGCCGCCGCCTTGTATTTCACGTGCAGCTGGATGCATTTGTACGCATCGCTGGTACAACCTTCAATACAAGCAGACTTTtttataactaaactaaataagcttgtgcttgactgcaatcacaccaaacagGAGATGATGGAgtctaaggtggagcgcgcttgcctgaagatgcctattcacttttcttTTGAAGGCaccaatattatagctagcGAGAAAAACTGCAGCCATTTAGGGGCTGACAAGTTTATGCCCGCCGACTTCGCCCGaatggtctacacaaatttcaaacccctattttaccctcttagggatgggattttcaaaaagtttcTTGCCGTcataaatttcagtccgatctatccagtagtttgagctatgcgttgatagatcagctttttcttttatgtatttagactcTGCCAAGTACCAATGCCTTGGATTTGGTGGACCGTCGCGCTACAAGACTCATTGGTGATGAAGCGCTAGTCGATCCTAAGCTTCAAATCttctgtctatcggtattctgCAGGATATGTTTTAGAGAATGTGCCCAAGAACTTCTTGGTCTGGTTCTTCCTTCACTTTTCTTTGATCACagcgcaaggcatcgccaaggtctgcacccgtataCGTactcgaaattccacggatacgaaGCATTGAAGCAATTTGTTGATGTtcttcatttctaattcgaatcgctaggatatggaacgttcttccagcatcagttttctcctTCAATTTTTATATGGGTACAttcaagtcaaaagtgaataagcatcttctaggcaagcacgctccatctcagactgcatcatcacctgtCAGCatgtctgattgcagtcaagtgcttttaaaaaaactggtcaagtacgAATCGGCCTCATACTCGAAAGGTTCCATTATccttaccatcgtacaagaaatacacTTTTCAATTTCTTTGTGATTATAACACTTAActacaaattcaaggttttcagatttttccctttacttatgctacatatctcatgattctaggtcaacgaggaGTACTCTATATAGGTTTTAATTCCCTTGACGTATCTTGATAAACAAAGGTGACGGCAGAAGTACATATAGTATATACCATGACTGACCTTCACGACAAGACGCCCAGGTACAATTATCCAAGCCAAGTCTATCATCCCTCCTCTCCGTCACACACTCCGCTGGTACAGGGTCAAAATCCGCCGCCAAAGCACTCAGAGCGGGATCAGCATATAAAGGAACCAGGAACAGTAGCGCGGATCCTCCACCGCCCAAGAGCGCAGCGAGCATAACAGTTATATATCTCGTGAGTCTAGCTCGCGTGTTCTCCCGTCTCTTCTTGGGCTTCACCACCAGACGCTCGGAACTGCCTCCCCTCATGGTTGCGTCAACCCATGCTGTAAAACCTTGTCCCAGATACTTGAATTATTGGAGACTGGGGGAACATGCGCAGTTTGTTCTTTAGACTTTACGCATGCGCTGTGATTGTGATTTGTGAATTGGTAATTTTTGAGGCGTAAAGAGCCTAGT is a genomic window containing:
- the Teh1 gene encoding protein tipE — its product is MRGGSSERLVVKPKKRRENTRARLTRYITVMLAALLGGGGSALLFLVPLYADPALSALAADFDPVPAECVTERRDDRLGLDNCTWASCREGCTSDAYKCIQLHVKYKAAAEAWRAAVLYVNIKGCGYPPSVNCENFTMSYGYVGARYPCYWSRADSTVVVPRWSRGEQVATVTRTLAIPLLVSGCAGIGLCALHCECRPRRRRRPPRRPPRLPSMGQDDAVYRLA